In Janthinobacterium rivuli, a single genomic region encodes these proteins:
- a CDS encoding YifB family Mg chelatase-like AAA ATPase, whose product MSLAVLKSRALSGMEAPEVSVEVHLANGLPSFTIVGLPDTEVKESRDRVRAALQNCGFEMPARRITANLAPADLPKESGRFDLPIALGILAASGQLPGDQLHHYEFAGELSLSGQLRPIRGALAMTFAMQRSQSGAPRAFILPRANADEAALVNDACIYPAHSLLEVCAHFAAHASQTALQRHQPVLAAHAFPYPDFADVQGQQQARRALEVAAAGGHNVLMIGPPGAGKTMLASRFPGVLPPMSDEEALESAAVHSLGGHFKVEHWKRRPYRAPHQTASGVALVGGGNVPRPGEISLAHCGVLFLDEIAEFQRRVLDVLRQPMESGVISISRAARQAEFPARFQLIAAMNPCPCGYLGHASGRCRCTPDAVLRYHNRLSGPLLDRIDLQIEVAAMPPAALGRRAGAGESTQAIATRVAAAYALQLARQGKTNQRLSNTEIEQHCRLETHGEQLLHGAMTRLHWSARTYHRVLRVARSIADLAGSPAITPPHVAEAIQYRRVLREI is encoded by the coding sequence ATGAGTCTGGCAGTCCTTAAAAGCCGCGCCCTGTCCGGCATGGAGGCGCCCGAGGTAAGTGTCGAAGTCCACCTTGCCAATGGTTTGCCGTCCTTTACGATTGTCGGCCTGCCGGATACGGAAGTAAAAGAATCGCGCGACCGCGTGCGTGCCGCGTTGCAAAACTGCGGCTTTGAGATGCCGGCGCGGCGCATCACGGCCAATCTGGCGCCGGCCGACCTGCCCAAGGAATCGGGCCGCTTCGACCTGCCCATTGCGCTGGGCATCCTGGCCGCCTCCGGCCAGTTGCCGGGCGACCAATTACACCACTATGAATTCGCGGGTGAACTGTCGCTGTCGGGACAACTACGTCCCATCCGTGGCGCGCTGGCCATGACCTTTGCCATGCAGCGCAGCCAGTCGGGCGCACCACGCGCCTTCATCCTGCCGCGGGCAAACGCGGACGAGGCCGCTCTCGTCAACGATGCCTGCATCTATCCCGCCCACAGCCTGCTCGAGGTCTGCGCGCATTTTGCTGCGCACGCCAGCCAGACGGCCTTGCAACGCCACCAGCCCGTGCTGGCGGCGCACGCTTTTCCCTATCCCGACTTTGCCGATGTGCAAGGGCAGCAGCAAGCGCGACGGGCGCTGGAAGTGGCGGCGGCAGGCGGCCATAACGTCCTGATGATTGGCCCTCCAGGCGCAGGCAAGACCATGCTGGCCAGCCGCTTCCCCGGCGTGCTGCCGCCCATGAGCGATGAAGAGGCGCTGGAATCGGCTGCCGTGCATTCGCTGGGCGGCCACTTCAAGGTGGAGCACTGGAAACGGCGCCCCTATCGCGCGCCGCATCAGACGGCGTCCGGCGTAGCCCTGGTGGGCGGCGGCAACGTGCCGCGGCCTGGCGAAATCTCGCTGGCCCACTGCGGCGTGCTGTTTCTCGACGAAATTGCCGAATTCCAGCGCCGGGTGCTCGATGTCTTGCGCCAGCCCATGGAATCGGGTGTGATCAGCATTTCACGGGCGGCCCGCCAGGCCGAGTTTCCCGCCCGTTTTCAATTGATCGCCGCCATGAATCCCTGCCCGTGCGGCTATCTGGGCCACGCTTCCGGCCGTTGCCGCTGCACGCCAGACGCCGTGCTCCGTTATCACAATCGCCTGTCCGGCCCGCTGCTCGACCGTATCGACCTGCAAATTGAAGTGGCCGCCATGCCGCCCGCGGCGCTGGGGCGGCGTGCCGGCGCCGGCGAAAGCACGCAAGCCATCGCCACGCGGGTAGCGGCAGCCTATGCCCTGCAGCTGGCACGCCAGGGAAAAACGAACCAGCGGCTGAGCAACACGGAAATCGAACAGCATTGTCGGCTGGAAACGCATGGCGAACAGTTGCTGCATGGCGCCATGACGCGATTGCACTGGTCCGCGCGCACTTACCACCGGGTATTGCGCGTGGCGCGCAGCATCGCGGACCTGGCGGGTAGCCCGGCCATCACACCGCCACATGTCGCCGAAGCGATCCAGTACCGGCGCGTGCTGCGTGAAATATAA
- a CDS encoding accessory factor UbiK family protein, whose translation MDMNTFFNDLQGKIHQAIENSPAKDIEKNVKSMMTQGFARLDLVTREEFDIQAQVLAKTRAKLDALELRLIELETRLNDPKA comes from the coding sequence ATGGACATGAATACCTTCTTTAACGACTTGCAAGGCAAGATCCATCAAGCCATCGAAAACTCGCCGGCCAAGGATATCGAGAAAAACGTGAAATCGATGATGACCCAGGGCTTCGCCCGCCTCGATCTGGTCACGCGCGAGGAATTCGATATCCAGGCGCAAGTGCTGGCCAAGACGCGCGCCAAGCTGGATGCACTGGAATTGCGCCTGATCGAACTGGAAACGCGCCTGAACGATCCCAAAGCCTGA
- a CDS encoding TorF family putative porin, with product MKNLSKNMTLAAALTLAMTAVCGSAMAQDAVAAPAAAEAVPDNVVSYNVALTSDYRYRGISQSRLNPAISGGADYTHNPTGLYVGTWLSSIKWIKDGGGDTDLEWDIYGGKRGEISKDFTYDVGGLYYFYPSNGLSTNANTFELYGQLGYGPMYIKYSHSTTNLFGVADSKNSGYLDVGANVEVHDGYMLNLHMGRQKVEHNDSLSYSDYKIGVTKDFGMATVSLAAVKANITSLAPNGKNLAKSGLVLTVSKTF from the coding sequence ATGAAGAATCTGTCCAAGAACATGACTTTAGCTGCAGCGTTGACGCTGGCCATGACCGCCGTGTGCGGTAGCGCCATGGCCCAGGATGCAGTGGCGGCGCCTGCTGCGGCCGAAGCCGTGCCTGATAACGTGGTGAGCTACAACGTGGCGCTGACCAGCGACTACCGTTACCGCGGCATTTCGCAAAGCCGCTTGAACCCGGCCATCAGCGGCGGTGCCGACTATACCCATAACCCGACGGGCCTGTATGTGGGCACCTGGCTGTCGAGCATCAAATGGATCAAGGATGGTGGCGGCGATACCGATCTGGAATGGGATATCTACGGCGGCAAACGGGGCGAGATCAGCAAGGATTTTACCTATGACGTGGGCGGCCTGTACTATTTCTATCCCTCGAATGGCCTGAGCACCAATGCCAATACCTTCGAGCTGTATGGCCAGCTCGGCTACGGCCCGATGTATATCAAATACTCGCATTCGACCACCAATCTGTTCGGTGTTGCCGACAGCAAGAACAGCGGCTACCTGGACGTGGGCGCCAATGTCGAGGTGCATGATGGCTACATGCTGAACCTGCATATGGGCCGTCAGAAAGTCGAGCACAACGATTCCCTCAGCTACAGCGATTACAAGATCGGCGTGACCAAGGACTTTGGCATGGCGACCGTTTCCCTGGCTGCCGTCAAAGCCAACATCACGTCGCTGGC